In the genome of Paenibacillus sp. FSL R5-0766, one region contains:
- a CDS encoding FAD-dependent oxidoreductase, protein MKQEHVQYDITVIGGGLAGVCAAIAAARMGQQVALVQNRPVLGGNSSSEVRVWVCGATAHGINRYARETGIMGELFVENQYRNPEGNPYLWDLIILEAVRAESNISLYLNTDVHEVEATGDGDERMITSVTGWMMGSERKIRFESQIYLDCTGDGLVGFLAGAKFALGREARSEYGEEWAPDVADQITLGSTLLFYTKDAGAPVRYIPPSFAKDITQTSIPIRRVIRSGDSGCHYWWIEWGGEHDTVHDNELIRDELWSVIYGIWDYIKNSGKFDADHMTLEWIGSLPGKREYRRFTGDYVLTQNDIIRQREFPDAVAFGGWSIDLHPPQGMYAEASGSKHMHAHGVYHVPFRSLYSANVRNMLMAGRDISASHVAFGTTRVMATCAVIGEAAGTGAALCAAMGVSPRELHARHLAVLQQTLLRQDASIIGVRSHDELDLARRAKATASSTLTGIALEQPGETYPLGTDVALLLPVHPVLSGLELLLDASSDTALTVELWDTGRKENYVPHLLQVTATVNVTTGTAQWVKLPLEWRPEEPQNAFIIIRSNKAVSLYHSTEAHSGVLIFFKTEENHVSKNLEDHATDQPVVLWSMLGLARQPFCCRTLSETTAYSADNTINGYHRPYGGPQQWMSQPMQSGKPEWVQLTWEEPQTLAELHLTFNDDVNEDLVNLHHHHTTFRVMPELVCDYHVEVLTPAGEWTQVASVQENHKRKVIHSLEVPVSAQALRIIIDATNGSRYAELIEIRAY, encoded by the coding sequence ATGAAACAAGAGCATGTACAATACGACATCACCGTCATCGGCGGAGGACTTGCTGGTGTATGCGCCGCGATAGCCGCTGCCCGCATGGGGCAGCAGGTGGCGCTGGTGCAGAATCGCCCCGTGCTTGGCGGCAATTCCAGCAGCGAGGTTCGGGTCTGGGTGTGCGGTGCCACCGCCCACGGGATTAACCGTTATGCCCGGGAAACGGGTATTATGGGAGAACTATTTGTAGAGAATCAGTATCGTAATCCAGAGGGCAATCCTTATCTCTGGGACTTGATCATTCTGGAAGCCGTTCGGGCTGAATCCAACATCAGCCTGTACCTGAACACGGATGTACATGAAGTCGAGGCCACTGGGGATGGGGATGAACGCATGATCACCTCCGTTACCGGGTGGATGATGGGTTCTGAGCGCAAAATCCGATTCGAAAGTCAGATCTATCTGGACTGTACGGGCGATGGATTGGTTGGCTTTCTGGCAGGTGCCAAGTTTGCACTCGGTCGGGAAGCCCGCAGCGAATATGGCGAAGAGTGGGCACCAGACGTGGCTGATCAGATCACGCTGGGCAGTACACTTCTCTTCTATACCAAGGATGCTGGTGCGCCTGTCCGTTATATCCCGCCTTCTTTTGCCAAGGATATTACACAGACGAGTATTCCGATTCGCCGGGTCATTCGCAGCGGGGATTCCGGTTGTCATTATTGGTGGATTGAATGGGGCGGTGAACATGACACCGTTCATGACAATGAGCTGATCCGTGATGAACTGTGGTCCGTGATCTACGGGATCTGGGACTATATCAAGAACTCCGGCAAGTTTGATGCAGATCATATGACGCTGGAGTGGATTGGTTCTCTACCTGGCAAAAGGGAGTACCGCCGCTTCACGGGTGACTATGTGCTCACCCAGAACGATATTATCAGACAGCGGGAGTTCCCGGATGCCGTTGCCTTTGGCGGCTGGTCCATTGACCTGCATCCCCCGCAGGGCATGTACGCCGAAGCGAGTGGCTCGAAGCATATGCATGCTCATGGCGTATATCACGTGCCGTTCCGCTCGTTGTATTCCGCAAATGTGCGGAATATGCTCATGGCCGGGCGCGACATCAGTGCATCACATGTCGCCTTCGGCACAACGCGCGTCATGGCAACATGCGCGGTCATCGGCGAAGCCGCGGGTACAGGCGCGGCGCTCTGCGCGGCCATGGGGGTGTCGCCGCGCGAGCTGCACGCGAGGCATCTGGCGGTGCTGCAGCAAACGTTGTTGCGGCAGGACGCTTCCATCATCGGGGTGCGCAGCCACGATGAGCTGGATCTGGCCCGGCGTGCCAAGGCTACAGCCTCCAGCACGCTGACGGGCATCGCCCTTGAGCAGCCTGGCGAGACGTACCCGCTGGGTACGGATGTTGCCCTGCTGTTGCCTGTGCATCCAGTGCTCAGCGGCCTGGAGCTGCTACTGGATGCATCCAGCGATACCGCGCTGACGGTAGAGCTGTGGGATACGGGGCGGAAGGAGAACTACGTCCCGCATTTGTTACAAGTTACGGCGACTGTTAACGTTACAACAGGAACTGCGCAGTGGGTGAAGCTGCCGCTCGAATGGCGACCGGAAGAACCGCAGAATGCTTTTATAATCATCCGCTCCAATAAAGCCGTCTCACTCTATCATTCGACAGAAGCACACAGCGGCGTGCTGATCTTCTTCAAAACAGAAGAAAACCACGTGTCCAAAAATCTGGAGGATCATGCCACGGATCAGCCTGTCGTATTATGGTCCATGCTGGGGTTGGCGCGTCAGCCCTTCTGCTGTCGTACCCTCTCTGAGACCACGGCCTATTCAGCGGACAACACGATTAACGGTTATCATCGCCCTTACGGTGGGCCGCAACAGTGGATGTCGCAGCCGATGCAGTCTGGCAAGCCGGAATGGGTACAACTGACATGGGAAGAACCACAAACCTTGGCTGAATTGCACTTGACGTTTAATGATGATGTGAACGAGGATCTGGTTAATTTACATCACCATCACACAACATTCCGTGTGATGCCTGAGCTGGTGTGTGATTATCACGTGGAGGTACTGACTCCGGCTGGCGAATGGACACAAGTCGCAAGTGTGCAAGAAAATCACAAAAGAAAAGTTATTCATTCCCTGGAAGTCCCTGTGTCAGCTCAGGCTCTGAGAATCATAATTGATGCCACAAATGGCAGCAGATATGCGGAATTAATCGAGATTCGAGCTTACTAA
- a CDS encoding phosphotransferase gives MAEQEEVLSGGNVNQVVRIGETVRRHAKPNPYVLELLLHLEKVGYDHAPRFLGIDEQGRETLSYLEGIVPGNDYPDLEEYMWSDESLIEVAKLLRSYHDATVGFTTTSVSTNRYPGITEDDVVCHNDFAPYNVVYKDGRPQGIIDFDMAGPGPRMWDIAYVLYTSVPLADFSPDMDGKGVMPYASQAHGTIRKERIALFMATYGLSVPADLKDWVISRIRFMCKTLTDRAADGDVAFMKMVEEGHLAHYEKEVIFLENHWDEWV, from the coding sequence TTGGCCGAACAGGAGGAAGTGTTGTCGGGAGGTAATGTGAATCAGGTCGTCAGAATAGGCGAGACGGTTCGCCGGCATGCGAAACCAAATCCATATGTGCTTGAATTGCTTTTACATCTCGAAAAAGTTGGTTATGATCATGCCCCTCGATTTCTGGGAATAGATGAACAGGGGCGAGAAACGCTCTCTTACCTCGAAGGCATCGTTCCAGGCAATGACTACCCTGATCTAGAAGAGTATATGTGGTCAGACGAATCTTTGATTGAAGTCGCAAAACTGTTGAGAAGTTACCATGATGCGACCGTTGGATTTACAACAACATCAGTTTCAACGAACAGATATCCAGGCATAACAGAAGATGATGTTGTATGTCATAACGATTTTGCGCCGTATAATGTGGTGTACAAGGATGGCCGTCCTCAAGGCATTATTGATTTTGATATGGCGGGTCCGGGTCCGCGAATGTGGGATATCGCCTATGTCTTGTATACATCCGTTCCACTCGCAGATTTCTCACCAGATATGGACGGAAAGGGTGTAATGCCATACGCCAGCCAGGCGCACGGAACTATTCGGAAAGAACGGATTGCCTTATTTATGGCTACGTACGGGCTGAGTGTTCCAGCAGATTTGAAGGATTGGGTCATATCCCGTATCCGTTTCATGTGTAAAACACTGACTGATCGTGCGGCTGATGGAGATGTCGCTTTTATGAAGATGGTCGAAGAGGGTCATCTGGCCCACTATGAGAAAGAAGTCATTTTTCTTGAAAACCATTGGGATGAATGGGTTTGA
- a CDS encoding AraC family transcriptional regulator: MELLNHIYWKQKGEFALTEDIYTTWVAFAVEEGIFHYEIGGQIGEASFGDLVLCPPAVPFRRTVITPLTFHYLQFSSSLEEEELLPPAGKSLINDTKRLASTYAYLRQDSEENKGEVVRWKTHFMMDLWQLYQVERRQNRLKERRFTEDARMAEAAALLEERAEEEISLQELAQRLALSPVQLTRRFREAFQETPSGYLKRVRLKKAQNLLADSSLTLNQIAERCGYENGFYLSRVFSKTLGISPSEYRRRHRV; the protein is encoded by the coding sequence ATGGAGCTGCTTAACCACATCTACTGGAAGCAAAAAGGGGAATTTGCTCTTACGGAAGATATCTATACGACTTGGGTGGCTTTTGCCGTCGAAGAGGGAATATTCCATTATGAGATTGGGGGTCAGATCGGAGAAGCGAGTTTTGGCGATCTGGTGCTGTGCCCCCCGGCGGTTCCTTTTCGGCGGACAGTCATTACCCCACTAACATTTCACTATTTACAGTTTAGCAGTAGCCTGGAGGAGGAGGAGCTTCTGCCACCAGCCGGAAAATCGCTGATTAATGACACGAAGCGGTTAGCCTCGACGTACGCTTATTTACGCCAGGACAGTGAGGAGAATAAGGGGGAAGTTGTCCGTTGGAAGACACATTTTATGATGGATTTGTGGCAGTTGTATCAGGTGGAACGCAGACAGAATCGCTTAAAGGAGCGGAGATTTACCGAAGACGCACGAATGGCTGAAGCGGCAGCGCTGCTGGAGGAGCGGGCGGAAGAGGAGATCAGCCTTCAGGAATTGGCACAGCGACTGGCCTTGAGTCCGGTGCAGTTGACAAGGCGTTTCCGGGAAGCTTTTCAGGAGACGCCATCAGGCTATCTCAAACGGGTCCGTCTGAAAAAAGCGCAGAACCTCTTGGCTGACAGCAGCCTGACCCTTAACCAAATTGCCGAGCGATGCGGATATGAGAACGGTTTTTATCTGAGTAGAGTGTTCTCCAAAACGTTGGGCATAAGTCCATCTGAGTATCGCAGGAGACACAGGGTGTAA
- a CDS encoding sugar ABC transporter substrate-binding protein, with protein sequence MTRRTTFKLITSMVLVMLLIVLTACGNSGTNANPKQTTLDFLWFSDGKEGEVIKEIIKEYEQTNTKVKINLIEVGFKDIQTKLKTMLSGGKPPALSRVTDTGSFANQAVDLTPYVDNADQFEDQFIDSLKPYYVINDKLVAAPMDVTANGLIYNKTLFDKAGVKVPTSPDQVWTWDEYTAALKEVMDKGGARYGMVWDVTPHRWSTLLYQNGGSILTEDGTAAAINSEAGIRSMEQFKQLHQEGIMPESVWLGGENPNNLFRSGTVATHWAGNWMISNYKDITDFEWGVTYMPKGTQRSSVPGGKFLMAFKGSGYEQEAAEFIEYLTSKEVNSKYNQESLFMSPRKDSSVLNYEFGKEMFEIFADELKNSSPLAANDWSRQTIISKISTDLKNNIVEVLSDKATPQEALDRTAKLINEAIGSQ encoded by the coding sequence ATGACAAGAAGAACAACGTTTAAGCTCATCACTAGCATGGTATTGGTCATGTTACTCATCGTATTGACTGCTTGCGGAAATTCAGGTACCAATGCTAACCCAAAACAAACAACCCTGGATTTCCTGTGGTTCTCTGACGGAAAAGAAGGAGAAGTCATCAAGGAAATCATTAAAGAGTATGAGCAGACCAATACCAAGGTTAAAATCAACCTGATTGAAGTTGGCTTCAAGGATATCCAAACCAAATTAAAAACAATGTTATCCGGTGGAAAGCCACCTGCCCTGAGCCGGGTCACGGATACTGGATCATTTGCTAATCAGGCGGTTGATCTGACACCTTACGTGGACAATGCGGACCAATTCGAGGATCAATTTATTGACTCACTTAAACCTTATTATGTTATTAATGACAAGCTGGTAGCGGCGCCTATGGATGTTACAGCGAATGGGCTTATTTATAACAAAACCTTATTTGATAAAGCTGGCGTCAAAGTACCGACCTCTCCTGACCAGGTATGGACGTGGGATGAATACACAGCTGCGTTAAAAGAGGTTATGGACAAAGGCGGAGCACGATATGGCATGGTATGGGATGTCACACCGCATAGATGGTCCACTCTTTTGTATCAGAATGGCGGAAGCATCTTAACAGAGGATGGCACTGCAGCAGCGATTAACAGTGAAGCCGGAATCCGCAGCATGGAGCAGTTCAAGCAGCTTCATCAAGAAGGGATCATGCCCGAATCCGTATGGCTCGGAGGGGAAAATCCAAACAACCTGTTCCGTTCCGGGACGGTGGCTACCCACTGGGCTGGCAACTGGATGATCAGTAATTACAAGGATATCACCGATTTTGAATGGGGAGTCACCTATATGCCAAAAGGAACACAACGTTCTTCAGTACCCGGCGGGAAGTTTCTGATGGCTTTCAAAGGCAGCGGATATGAGCAGGAGGCGGCAGAATTTATTGAATACTTAACGTCCAAAGAAGTGAATTCAAAATATAACCAGGAATCATTGTTTATGAGTCCTCGGAAGGACAGCTCTGTATTGAATTATGAATTCGGCAAGGAGATGTTTGAAATTTTCGCGGATGAACTGAAGAACAGTTCACCTCTTGCAGCTAATGACTGGTCCAGACAGACCATTATATCCAAAATTTCAACGGACCTGAAAAATAATATTGTTGAAGTTCTATCCGATAAGGCAACTCCGCAGGAGGCATTGGATCGAACAGCCAAGCTGATTAACGAGGCTATTGGCAGTCAATAA
- a CDS encoding AraC family transcriptional regulator, whose protein sequence is MLTIHTPTNIALQENEVYVRSEADNFQDEWPVHTHNGYEIHYFIQGDATFLIGDRIYKPLPGDMFIFRGGVPHRINPSREIVYKRSFVNFTELLLLDMLAVSQLENLMSIFRHPNGLLVHWPPEEREHITGIFKGIKEEMGAGNTGYKTMVKLSLTQLLLRIYRKTTSEQSANPILCSSQKQTSVSRVLHYLNQNYTENVSLDELSKTLHLNKYYICHSFKETTGYTISNYVIRKRVAEAKKLLLSTDAPILSISETLGFNTPVYFSRAFKQYVGVSPQLFRKSELLNEAKIH, encoded by the coding sequence ATGCTAACCATACACACCCCGACGAATATTGCTTTGCAGGAAAATGAAGTTTATGTGCGATCAGAAGCAGATAATTTTCAGGATGAATGGCCTGTTCATACGCATAATGGGTATGAGATACATTATTTTATTCAAGGAGATGCAACCTTCTTAATCGGTGACCGAATATATAAGCCGCTGCCTGGAGATATGTTTATATTCAGAGGCGGTGTGCCCCACCGAATCAATCCTTCAAGAGAAATCGTGTACAAGCGAAGTTTCGTCAATTTCACGGAATTATTGCTTTTGGACATGCTTGCTGTCAGTCAGTTAGAGAATCTGATGTCCATATTCCGTCATCCCAATGGGTTATTGGTGCATTGGCCTCCAGAGGAGCGTGAGCATATCACAGGTATATTTAAGGGAATCAAGGAGGAGATGGGGGCAGGAAATACAGGGTACAAAACAATGGTCAAATTAAGTCTTACCCAATTGCTACTGCGGATTTACCGGAAAACGACCAGTGAGCAATCCGCCAATCCTATCTTATGTTCTTCCCAGAAGCAAACAAGCGTAAGCCGGGTTCTTCATTATTTAAACCAGAACTACACGGAGAATGTTTCATTGGATGAACTGTCCAAAACACTCCATTTGAATAAGTACTACATTTGTCATTCTTTCAAAGAGACAACGGGATATACCATAAGCAATTATGTTATACGGAAAAGAGTTGCAGAGGCCAAAAAATTGTTGCTGTCTACGGATGCGCCGATTTTGTCCATATCTGAGACGCTAGGTTTTAACACACCTGTATATTTTAGCAGGGCCTTTAAACAATATGTGGGTGTATCACCACAGTTATTCCGTAAAAGTGAATTGCTCAACGAAGCCAAAATTCATTAG
- a CDS encoding carbohydrate ABC transporter permease: protein MVMKPMVKIFIYSLLSVAAVVWLLPVLWVVISALKTNSDLYSFPPKLWPQPITFEHFKEAFSKGDFGLYFMNSTIVTVSSTLLLLLINSMAGFALAKYRFRGSAIILIAFVSTLMIPIEVIMIPIFKVLSALGLYNSLLAIIIPPAATPTGVFLMRQYLLSVPDELLEAARMDGAGEWKIYWSIILPIAKPILAVLAIFSFMWRWDDFVWPLIAISDPSKYTIQLALSNFIGEYNVDWGSLLAMSVITMLPVLIVFMVFQRYFVSGMITSGMKG, encoded by the coding sequence ATGGTAATGAAACCTATGGTCAAAATCTTCATCTACAGTCTGTTAAGTGTTGCCGCAGTGGTGTGGCTCCTGCCTGTCCTGTGGGTCGTGATTTCTGCTTTGAAAACGAATAGCGATCTGTACAGCTTCCCTCCCAAGCTATGGCCGCAGCCAATCACCTTCGAGCATTTCAAGGAGGCATTCAGTAAAGGTGATTTTGGCTTGTATTTTATGAATAGTACGATCGTAACTGTAAGCTCAACGCTGCTACTGTTATTGATTAACTCCATGGCAGGTTTTGCATTGGCGAAATATCGCTTCCGCGGAAGCGCGATCATATTAATTGCTTTTGTCTCAACACTCATGATTCCGATTGAGGTAATCATGATTCCTATATTCAAAGTGCTGAGTGCACTGGGGTTGTATAATAGCCTGCTCGCGATTATTATCCCGCCAGCAGCAACCCCAACAGGTGTGTTCCTTATGCGGCAGTATTTGTTGAGCGTACCGGATGAGCTGTTGGAAGCTGCCCGGATGGATGGAGCGGGCGAATGGAAAATTTACTGGAGCATTATTCTTCCGATAGCGAAGCCAATTCTTGCGGTGCTCGCAATCTTCTCCTTCATGTGGAGATGGGATGATTTTGTATGGCCGTTAATTGCGATTAGTGATCCATCGAAATATACGATTCAGCTTGCGCTCTCTAATTTTATTGGAGAATACAACGTGGATTGGGGAAGTTTGCTTGCGATGTCCGTCATCACGATGCTTCCGGTACTCATTGTTTTTATGGTTTTCCAGCGGTATTTTGTCAGCGGTATGATTACTTCAGGAATGAAAGGATGA
- a CDS encoding sugar ABC transporter permease yields the protein MSEGQRLNKNTLAKQNRKLVIAPYLFILPNLLIFGTFIVFPSLLGLYYSFHVYDGLNPMKFNGLDNYIKIIGDREFWSTIGRTGIYAAIVVPLIYAAALGIALLLAREIRMRGFFRAVFYWPTMISYIIVGLTWKWIFGDSFGILNHLLTVVGVEPVGFLTSSFWANTAVIIATVWSRAGFFMVIFIAGLQAIPTDYYEAARLDGATGMKVFRYITLPLLKPTSLLVVMLTLIDAFKAFPLMFALTGGGPGKDTTYIVQYIYEIGFNRQELGLASAMSVILFILIGGFSALQFRLSKGGAT from the coding sequence ATGAGTGAAGGACAACGATTAAACAAAAATACGCTGGCAAAACAGAACAGGAAGCTCGTTATTGCTCCTTATCTGTTTATATTACCCAACCTCCTGATCTTTGGAACCTTTATCGTATTTCCATCTTTATTGGGCCTATATTATTCCTTCCATGTCTATGATGGATTGAACCCGATGAAGTTCAACGGGCTGGACAATTATATCAAAATTATAGGAGATCGGGAATTTTGGTCGACCATCGGACGAACGGGGATTTATGCAGCAATTGTTGTCCCGCTAATATATGCAGCAGCATTAGGCATTGCTTTGCTGCTTGCGCGCGAGATTAGAATGCGCGGGTTCTTCAGGGCCGTATTTTACTGGCCGACCATGATTTCTTACATTATCGTAGGATTGACCTGGAAGTGGATTTTCGGAGATTCATTTGGCATTTTGAATCATCTGTTAACCGTGGTTGGTGTGGAACCTGTAGGTTTTTTAACCTCTTCCTTTTGGGCAAATACGGCTGTAATCATCGCGACAGTATGGTCACGTGCAGGCTTTTTCATGGTCATTTTTATCGCGGGTTTGCAGGCTATACCTACGGATTATTATGAGGCTGCCCGCTTGGACGGGGCAACGGGAATGAAGGTGTTTCGCTATATCACGCTCCCGCTTTTGAAGCCCACAAGCTTGCTTGTTGTTATGCTGACTCTGATTGATGCGTTCAAAGCATTTCCACTTATGTTTGCGCTTACAGGTGGTGGTCCGGGCAAAGATACCACCTATATTGTTCAATATATTTATGAGATTGGCTTTAACAGACAGGAGCTCGGTCTGGCCAGTGCCATGTCGGTGATACTGTTTATCCTTATTGGTGGATTCTCGGCTCTGCAATTCCGTCTATCAAAAGGAGGGGCTACGTAA
- a CDS encoding glycoside hydrolase family 88 protein, producing MLNQMVLQERISKVSQAMESMKNTSINEQFPIGLIDIHLWEWPQGVGLYGLLQLHEATKDPKVLEFLESWYNARLMEGLPEKNVNTCAPLLTLISLCELTGNKEYEQVCEEWSSWIMDGLLRTGDGAFQHMITGDANDGQILIDTLFMTVLFLAKAGVYFKKPDMVEEAKRQFLVHIKYLYNKKTGLFYHGWDFNENHNYGAVHWGRGNAWYTAGVMDFLNIIPIEDGLKAYLLDTATAQVRALSKLQGEDGMWHTVLDDPTSYKETSATAAIGYGILKGIRYGYLDESYRQNGLSALEAVLKQIDDHGVVQQVSYGTPVGQDAQFYKDIAISPMGYGQALTLFILIEGLRVPTAD from the coding sequence ATGCTGAATCAAATGGTGCTACAGGAGAGAATAAGCAAGGTATCCCAAGCGATGGAGTCTATGAAAAACACAAGCATCAATGAACAGTTTCCCATCGGACTAATCGACATACATCTATGGGAATGGCCGCAAGGTGTCGGTCTGTATGGCTTGCTTCAGCTCCATGAGGCAACGAAAGATCCCAAAGTGCTAGAATTTCTGGAATCATGGTATAATGCAAGGCTGATGGAAGGGTTACCGGAAAAAAATGTGAACACCTGCGCTCCGCTCCTTACTTTGATCTCATTATGCGAGCTGACCGGAAACAAGGAGTACGAACAGGTCTGTGAGGAGTGGAGCAGTTGGATCATGGATGGACTGCTGCGAACCGGAGATGGTGCGTTTCAACATATGATCACGGGAGATGCCAATGATGGTCAAATTCTGATTGATACCCTGTTTATGACGGTGCTATTTTTGGCCAAGGCAGGGGTATACTTCAAGAAACCCGACATGGTGGAAGAAGCCAAACGACAGTTCCTTGTTCATATCAAATATCTATATAACAAGAAAACCGGATTGTTCTATCATGGCTGGGATTTCAATGAAAATCATAACTATGGTGCTGTTCATTGGGGAAGAGGCAATGCATGGTATACGGCGGGAGTTATGGATTTCCTGAATATCATTCCGATCGAAGACGGGCTAAAGGCATATCTGTTGGATACAGCAACCGCTCAAGTCAGAGCACTGAGCAAGCTTCAAGGTGAGGATGGCATGTGGCACACTGTGCTGGATGATCCAACCTCTTACAAAGAAACCTCGGCAACGGCAGCGATTGGATACGGCATTCTCAAGGGAATCCGGTATGGATACCTGGATGAATCCTATCGCCAGAATGGCTTGAGTGCGCTTGAAGCGGTGTTGAAACAAATTGATGATCACGGAGTTGTACAGCAGGTGTCCTATGGTACACCTGTGGGGCAGGATGCTCAGTTTTATAAAGATATAGCGATCAGTCCGATGGGATATGGACAAGCACTTACGTTGTTTATCCTGATTGAGGGCTTACGGGTTCCAACCGCCGACTAG